The Podospora bellae-mahoneyi strain CBS 112042 chromosome 7, whole genome shotgun sequence genomic sequence TCTGGTTCCAGCAGCGCCAAGACATGGGATTCAACCTCGCCTTGACTTGACGCGGCCGTGATCGTGCTTTGCGACAACTTCAACTTTTACTCAGTTTTGGTCATTTTTTGCGTTTATCGCCATACATTTGCCGTATTATTTGTTGCATACCATCATCAGTGATACACTAATCATGCCCTCCTAACCCTTTCTTGTTTATATattccccatcccacccccgcGAAAAATGAACCTCACGATCCCCGCCtaaacctcctcttcctcctcgtctggctcctcctccttttcatCTCGTACCTCAACTCTTACGacgacccctcctccatcttttATTCCGAAACCGCATCCTACACCCCTCGGCACAGCAAACTCCTCTCTCACCAAGCCGATTTATACCTCGCCAACCCGCCCCCtagacctcctcccccctccgaCGAAAACGACAACAAATTCCTCTGCATCGGCATCCCCTCCATAAACCGCACCACCCAGTCCTTCCTCAAGCACACAAtcggcaccctcctcctccccctctcccccgcccaGCGTTCGTCGGTCCACTTGGTTGTCTTGCTAGCCGACCGTCCAGCGGAGAAACACAGCGCGtatggggaggggtggttggagaaggttgttgatgaggttcTCATTTACGATGACCCGCCACCTTCTGAGGGGGGTGTATACAAAAAGGTGCCGTTTGAGCTTGTGGACGGCCGAGAAAGGGGGAAGACGAGGGTTGAAAACATGAGGTTGGATCACTCCCTGTTGGTGGAGACTTGCATGAACCAGGGAAGTGAGTATTTCGccttggtggaggatgatgttgtcgCTTCAGGGGATTGGTTTACCCGGCTGAACAAAGGGTTGGGGTTtctggaggggaggaaaggggaggaagagtggTTGTATCTGAGGTTGTTTCACTCGGAACTGTTGATGGGGTGGAATAGTGAGGAGTGGAGGACGTACCTCGGTTGGTCTTGCACAGTCTACGCGATTGTGCTCGTCTCGTTTCTGGTGCTACGATCAAAAAGGTGGTTGTgttttgggaggttggggaggcagaACGCGGATGTGTTTCGGTATGCGACTGCGATGGTGTTCGGTCTTTGGCTGCCGGCGTTGATTGCGCTGTGGTTTCTTTCTGGGAGGATTTCGACAAGTAGGATCAACCCTTTCGCTTGGACGTCGCacggggtgagggagatgatgaactATGGGTGTTGCGCGCAGGGGCTGGTGTTCCCTAGGAGGCAGCTCCCTGGAGTTTTTAAGCTGATGAGGTACCCGCCTTATCGGTTTCCGGGGGATATGATACTGGAGGGGTACGCGGGGGATCACGGGCTCAGAAAGTGGGCGTTGGATCCGAGTGTGCTTCAGCATGTGGGCTTCACCGAGAGCTCGGCCgggccgaggagggcggaggtgTGGAACTTTAGTTTTGAGAGGTTGACTCCAAAGACGacgggttgggggtgggggggttagGAGATTCTCTCTGCTTTGATCCGTCGGGGTTGGGTGTGGCGTTTTTGGGTGTGTTTTAGTACGACGTCAATGATCATAATATTTGGATACCATACTACTGTTTCAAAGCATCGAACGTGCAAAGTGGACGACGGTGACAACAGTGACCACGGTGACGATAATGTGATGGTCAACAAAAAGTCAACAATGGTGGCGGGACGATGCCGA encodes the following:
- a CDS encoding hypothetical protein (EggNog:ENOG503P1ZY; CAZy:GT109) encodes the protein MDKLLSHQADLYLANPPPRPPPPSDENDNKFLCIGIPSINRTTQSFLKHTIGTLLLPLSPAQRSSVHLVVLLADRPAEKHSAYGEGWLEKVVDEVLIYDDPPPSEGGVYKKVPFELVDGRERGKTRVENMRLDHSLLVETCMNQGSEYFALVEDDVVASGDWFTRLNKGLGFLEGRKGEEEWLYLRLFHSELLMGWNSEEWRTYLGWSCTVYAIVLVSFLVLRSKRWLCFGRLGRQNADVFRYATAMVFGLWLPALIALWFLSGRISTSRINPFAWTSHGVREMMNYGCCAQGLVFPRRQLPGVFKLMRYPPYRFPGDMILEGYAGDHGLRKWALDPSVLQHVGFTESSAGPRRAEVWNFSFERLTPKTTGWGWGG